gatggcgttgtaaaccgagggcaggcgtatcacaaggaagctcatacccatggtactttcacgaggggcgagcccggctgtgaccagaaggtcgatctcgccctctactgggactgaatccccagtgaatccaactagcggagcattcatcctccgtagccgttcttttgtcatccccattttacaataagcatcaaaatacaaaacattcgccgaacttccattatcaaccaggatacgttttacatcaaatttatttatgatcatggagatgaccatggcatcatcatggggagtttcgactccctctagatcgtcatctgagaaggagatggcttcagaggtgcgcgggcgcttcgaggaggctccttcccctgaggcttccccagccgaggtccttcctcggatagtgttgatgacgccggcgatgggcctgttggcattagaACCTTCAGgtctgtgctgctccttcggctggcttctttccttcacgccggccttgtaCAAACCGATcaagcacccctcggcgaatgagtgcttcgatctcatttcggagctgataacaatcctcggtatcatggccgtgatcccggtgaaaacggcaatacttccggagatcacgccggattctggtgtctggctttggaggggggagctggatgcaatcccgactctcaatctccatgaggatttcagcccgaggagcattgaggggagtatactcttcatacctcccttcaggtgcacgggcctgcagtgggaacctcgggcggagtgacctctgcagcggcggtcctctcaaccggggtggacttttcaggcggggcggattcttagctcgtcgtggagacgggcttctgggtcggctgcgttcctcacggcgcctcttcttggggttctgctcggtcccgccccgcctgacggccacggcttcctcagccttggcatacttccgggctcgagcgaacatttctgtaaggtccgctgggaaattcttctcaatcgagaagaggaatctgtaggaccgggctccagtcttcagcgccgacatggcgattgactggtcaagctcccggacttcccatgttgcggcggtgaaccggtccaagtattccttgaaggattctccctccttttgtttgatatcaaggagggagtcagatgtccgccgctggggctggctggcggcaaagttgtcagcaaattgtctgccgagctgctcaaaggaagagacagtactcggcttcagcccggtaaaccaaagccgggctggtcctcggagtgtcgccgggaaagccttgcacatcatggcttccgaggctccttgtagggccattaagacccggtaactctccaggtggtcaaagggatctgccttgccgttgtaaggctccacctggggcatcttgaaccggaggggaaccggttcatcttcaatctcctgggagaagggcgacttcgtattgaactcgaagtcgccgttacgtcccgattttctcccgtggagtgcctggatttggcgctccagcttttcgaccttcttgtcgagttcatcattctggaggatcgctacagcggttcctctgggtgcaggttgccctggaactgactcggcttctgaaggctgtggccagcctccgtgatctctgactgggagctctctccagaggggggcctggacttgagagtcctgacctcgaagaggaagcccgcttgtagggggctccggttgaactggagccgggggaggcggtgctgctgggatgcccctgggttgcaaactttggacggcggtagccaacgcctgcacttgctgcaccagggcatcaaattgttccggttgaacttgaggtgctggctcaaccgggggtggtgagttccgaacggaacattctgggcttggtggaggacgtcgagaggcgttggaagcccctttgcttcttagcttcatggtagcgaactcggacccttcctctagcgccaactgttgctggaaattggacccgggggccaccgcgaagccggggaaggaggagctccgctgctgcagggggcggacggcggtgcgccggctggctgcgtcctccgccggggggcgtgggagcgtccgaagaggggtggtgcgtccagtcctgtcctgcaaaaaagccggtggccgggctccccggcgccggccctccgatgcctaagtcagagggggcaagtatgtggagagagcagggaagagagtatgtggagaagacagggAGAGCTTCGGGTTTTTCCTCCCGTTTTTTGGTCCCCCTTTCCTcttccccccaggttcccttttataggaattcggttacctgggaggtgacatgaggtttgtcctgttatgtgataattgggcacgatttggcccattaatggcgtggtggaaaataaggccgaatcagaccggaaccagggagttgtcacggtcgatcggacctgttggagtggttgaaccgccggccgtagcgggcctggggtctgtggatggtaagtgcatttattaccaaatgaaccggcggtcaggtagagccatgcgctctgatggttcagtgatccggagatcgtcttgggccgtgttcattaaatgactgagtgcatcggagacttgagagagtctcgtgcattaatggcaggtcgtgccgaatacctgcgaagatcttatgccttgatggcttggagatagtggcaggtcgcaagccgtaggagttgtcagtcccttggactttaggcggaggttaaacatttggttaaggcatcggctcggcaagagtgccgagccgagctggtcgcccaatggggcgccctgtggcggggttgcttcaagtactcctggtcggcgccctttaggcgagcaccttctagcagagcgccttggcgctgtctttggtcggcactttctaaccgagcagctttgggtggggcacctcttggcgcgcgctctggtcgacgccctctagtcgagtgccttcctggtcggcatcctttggccgagcagctttccggtcggcgctcttcggccgagtggCTTTCCAGTCGGCACttcttggccgagcagcttttcggtcggcgctcttcggccgagcgcctctgtggatatatgacttagggtttttcccctAACAGATAGCTTTATGATATTGAATATTATATGACTAAAGTTATGATGCATAACATGAAGGAAGATCCATCTAGCCAAACTCGGAAATTGATGATACAATTCAGACAACCTATGACAAAAGGAATTGCCCTTACCTTCTGTTTCTCGCTTTGTTTCTAAACTGAAGCTTCTTAGCTTGGTTAAAGATAAGGAACAAATAATCCCAGTGAACTGAAGCTTCTTAGCTTGGTTAAAGCTAAGGAGCATATAATCCAGATCTCACCGGTACTGAGAACCAATCAAAGGTCAAGGATAATCGGGGCAATGGGGGAGTATAAGATCTTATCCACACTTTGGGAAAAATATCTCAACCAAagcaccaaaaaagaaaagaaatcaaaagaaaagaaaagaaaagaaaagcagtaAGAAATGAATTAAGAAAATACACGCTACCAGGTCAAGGAGGCTCAGGTTACAGTATTTATTCCCAGCTGTTTTATATATATGGTATAGTATGCAACACCTCACAAAGCCCAAGCATTTATTATTACAGACACAAAGTCCACAACGCTTGAAACGACATCAATCTGAGCCATCTCTGTCTCTATTAATCTCATCAAGAATCACGATGAGAGCCACGACGAAGGCATGGTCCACATTGGGATAGACGGTCACCCCAAACGTGTCCTTCCCAAGAACTATGTTTTTAACCGTGTACTTGCGACTCATCTGCACCACCAGATAAACGTAGATAAGAGATGTgtgagaaaattaattaaagagAATCACGGAAATTAAGAGAGAGCAATTCTTACTTGAGCTATGATGGTATTAGACTCCCCAAGATAAATGGTGCATGACCTCTCAAAATAGCTTCCTTTGATCTTGAAGTCACAAGCTTGCTCACTGGTGTTAGCAGCCAAGAACACATCGAGCGCTGTTTTGAATTGGATGAGTGATGACTTCCTGACGCTGAATAATAGATCTTTTGAGTCGGAGCTGTCTCCCCTATAGACTTGCCATCTTCTGTGCGCGGACATTATCTGTAAAATTATAGCCACGAATATATGAGGTTATATGCTGACAACTATTAATCTACACGTGTCTTGCCTTACTATCTTACCAAATATTGGatagtaaaaataaaatttattgattATTTGTTTTCTGTATTAAATTCAACATCCTAAAGTTTGATTTCGTTGAGATAATCCAATGAATTCCAAAACGCCCAGAAACAGATAATGAATTTGCTAGATCCGCagttgaaaaaagaaaagcaaataataataataataataataatagagtTGCTGTGGTTTCTCCTCATCATGTCAAATATGTTGTGTTTTTGAGGGTGATTCAACTAGTTGATGAGATCAAGTAGATCAATTCCTTTAAAAAAGTTAAGAAGAAGATCTAGTTGACGATCTTGTTTTTTTCAGTAGAATGaattaaaaaatgaaaagatgTTTTATCCTAAATCCTAGGCCATTTTCTGCCAAAAGATCAATAAAGGAAAAATCATGGAGTTCAAGAAGGACTTCAGAAATGGAAAAAAACTATATTTTTTCTACGAAAATAATGGCGAAAATAAAAGAATTCATTAAGATCATAAATTCAAACAAAAGTTGGAGGTAATAACAATCAAAAGAAAAGCCCTCTCTCTTAAGAtgataactaaaaaaaaaaacggggaagaaagagaaagcCAACCTTTTGTTGCATGGAGACGAGGGGATTGCCGGCGGAGTCGAGGAGGACACGGCGGTCCCTGATGCTGAGAAAAGTGCCCTTCACCTTGAACACCACCGTTCCGTTCACGTCCGTGACGGCGAAGTCGCCGTCCGTCAGGCTGATGGCCTTCTTCGTGACGGTGAGATCCACCGGGTACGGCGCGCAAAACTGCGGGCCCaccaccgccaccgccaccgcGCTGCCTAACGGCGCTGTGCTCGGCGTCGCCATGATCCTAACCGCGACGTCAACGGCTGACGGTAACTCGGAACTAGAAGGGCAGGTCAGAAATGCCGGCGAGCTCCTCCAAAAGTGTCACCGATTTCTATGAAGTTTCATCCCTATCTCTACCACTATCACCCAAGCGGCAAGGTCAAGGCTTGTCTCTTTCCCTTCTCTACTTTTATAAAGCAAACCGCACTGCATCTATTCATGTTGGCCGGCCCACCTTCacatgttttttttataaaatattatatataacatATTTATAGCATATTGTAAAATATGCTATAAATATTCGtcttgtccttttcttttcttttttccatgcAGTGTGCTCGTATGTCGGCATAATGCTATTTTATCATAATTATCTAATATATGGCACCGTGCTTCATTTAGAAGTGGCTCATCTATCTCCTTTGACTTTTAGGTAGCGTTGGGTGACTTAAATGAGAACACCGAGATGATCTTAGATCAATTCTTATTCCGGAGTAATCTAATCCTCGATAATTTAAGGCCACTACgtttgatataatatattttagtgattaaaaattttcaagtatCCATAAGTAATCTATTTAGTATTCCATAGGAATCTAAGATCACTCATCATAAAATATCAAGATTACCCTAATATATtccataaaaaatatatttattaatcatataaaatatattataataaaatatcagtacattatttattaatatattctataaaaatatatttattagtcctataaattattaatcttataaaatatattaattattattgtagaattaatatttatatatataattataatatattttgtaatactattaattattttgattagaaaataaggtaaatagaagTAAGATATTTGGATTTATGTATGTCATTTTGCAATTCgttgtaattttttaaataacaatatcttttatattttttctataaACAATCGTCGTTTTGTGATTCGAGACCAGGACTCCAGACCGATTGCAATAGGAGGCCAGCGCATTTTTGGTGAGTCAGTCTCAATGGTGGAGCTGCGTGTGACATGGAAGGGCCTCATCTATGTCAGAGTGCACATGGATGCGCGGTGGATCTTTCTTGAGGGCGATTCGGTTATAGTGATCGATTGGATCCAGAGCAGATGTGCTAGGATAGACTTGCACCCCCTAATTAGGGATATTTACCACCTTCTGGAGGAGTCTGATTCCTTTATTGTCATGCATGTATTTCGGGAGGCGAATAGTacggcagactgggtcgccttcgCAGTACATCACTCTGGAGACGTTACCTGGAGGGCATTGGAGCAAGTGCTATTGGTACTAGAATGCATTTTGTACTGTGATTATTTCAGGCATACTCACGGCCGTATGTAGTGAGAGACCagtacacacacacaaaaaaaaaaaaacaatcaccTTTTGCTGATCAAGTCCTAGGTAAACTAAAAATTTGGTTCGCCAATGGTTGTTTCGGTTCTATATTTTGCCTATCTAGATCTTTTTATGTTTTgataaattttgaatgaaaaatgctATGTATTACTCTTTATATCATCGATCTTGTATGGAAAACGGCAACCGGTTGAGTGGTATATTGAATCAATTGATGCCAATTCCTAATTATCACGTTGAATTGTGAATTGAGCAGTAAATTAGTTATTGGTTAATACCACTCTAACATAGTTATATTTCTGCTCTACTGTTAAAATCTCATAAGAATCCATTTTATATATCGTctgatttaattaaaaaaattatatttttgttattatttttaaaattaatatattataatctaaatttttatatttatatttttcgcTAGATATGATTGCATGTGTCTACTTACTAGTAAAAGTACATTTCAAGTAATATATTTCGTGGCAAAACACTCTAAAATGGGAGTATATTTATCAAATTAGATCACCAGAATTCATGTAGTTACAATCATCCATACTTTTTGCGGTGAAAAATTGCCCGGCAATATTTTTATGAGTTTTCATATATTCCCCCACTTTTATCCgagttaaaaaaatgataatacatgTTGTCCTCTCATAATGAGAAGACcttgcatcatttttttttttttttatttgagggtgcgagcatataaatatattttttttttaacgggTTCTTCATACAACGtgtgtacgaatacatccaaaaaaaatcaaaatacacaATATCATGGAGTGCCAGTGACATCTCTCTCTCCTGCCCACAGGGCGTATCCTGAGTGGTGGGCCGCGTATGCCGCCACCCAGTCagccgccccattggcctctctgaatacatgcttggcttTAAAGGCCACACCATCCCTCACCATCATCCCAATATcccagtgttagatgtatgccctagaagccaatttggctgacacattgttaattctagggacataattttgtacttgactatttattattgaataaataaaaggcatcttttcattcatattgtttatgtgtctatgaatcgtccaagaaattaataagatgatgatacatattctcaagagttgagaatttaagccatgtatcattggtgattaatttctaaatgctcctgatcaatggatcatcacgaggacggtgatcgatccgatcagtgcacagatcactttccttctggatggacgagacttgagtccacagtgtagggacactgaagtgatactgcaggtgcttgttagagaacaagggtactgagcgtgaccaagacaagaagtcacttggatgtctatccactcgtcagtgacttgcttgatgttgtagtagtgtgactggtcctttgacctgcggtgcttcggctactcacagtgaggttattgtagtttgactgcacacatacatggtctctagccatatgggtccatgcagtgtagattggctgtagtaagttcactgtaggagtagggtatgcacctataaggaatctatcgaccttgatagaagaggagtgatcctatgtgatttgttagactgagttctaagaccttggccagggcagtaaagtggaaaaagagttttccactatcgaactcgagtcgaataaatcttgacatatgacagacgatggggtttgacgagttgtccatgacctccgtcctgtagggatccacgatagtaggattgtatcacacgttaactgcacctagaggttcatcattccattctgctgggtagccactacatgctgctaggtgtcactggtggatggtgggactcatagggattatcttgatgatcgataaaccctaatgagttgagttggaatcgttccaacccattgaaaggagttttcaatgatattgagatagagatcacaatatatctcactaccagtcagaatagaatctatggggtcacacacactagaagtattgaccgatccgatggttgaaatcgtgattagaaatcacaagtaatcaatttgattgataagaagttgaagaaggaacaaagggaattaattaattggacttgaaacaagagtcctacttcgagtaggatacctagagtcctaattggattaggactgggaatcctagttggagtaggactgggattcctacttggaataggattcctacaatcctaatgagattagaaattttgaattaaaattggattcctacttggagtaggattcctagaaatcctaattggattaggacttcggattcaaatagagtcctaattggattaggactaaaattaaatacatcctaattggattaggattccttaagtctaaattaattattaatctaatgaatcaacatgactcctaattggattaggattgaagagttcaattaagtcatggtccattcaagtcctaattggattaggactagcatagattaaacccaatttggccaatcctaattagattaggattaaaccatgaaagagggacctaatcctctttggaagaggattaggctaaccaagtaagaggggcatcagcccctctccacttgattaggtgcgacatgaagagagagggggccggcgccccctcttggaaagttgtcaaggctcctaacttgtaggagcccttcatccttattaaaggaggactagggccggcgccctagatgaccctttctcctcttcatcacgtggccaccccctctccatctctccttggttcagccgccatcagcaaggggaaaagaagaggaggcgtctccctcctcttggtcttcttccttggcttcagcgcgtgtgaagagaagaaagctgcgaagggatttgatcttcttcctcttcttcatccttcttcttcctcctctcaagtgcaatcaagagttgattgaaagagaggacatcagccatcaaagctatctctgcaagggagctagcaccccggtgagatagagagcttggatcggatcctgcttcgtgtggatacccgtagaggccggacgtttgaacggcttcaagcgaaccctcttccaaaaccacgaattcagatttgcggtgatcatctacccgcgcaaggtgaagatttgatcttcctaataattttaaaagttttaattcctacctaattacgaaaggtctcgaaacaacgttcatgcgatgaacgtcgatcccgcacatgccccctttccgctgccatctgatttttgttttgaaatatcagtggcatgggcgggttcccaacagtggtatcagagcctaggcttcgtagattaaggtaagaattaaatatttaaaggcatattagatctgaaaattaaatgatcatgcatgctgaaaaattctgcatgcagatttttcaggggtgctgattttttacatgctgatttttatgtgataaaaagatgattctaattgcattgttaatgggattacaaagtttagaatcatgattagcatgatcagcgacctatgtcatgatataatcagttagttttcagatctgaaattataattgtagcatacggtgatgatcataggattcaaacccttttggtatcaaatgtaatgacctgcgatgtgatctgcgatgtcatgtaatttttcagatgcttgcatgcatcttatttgatgttttgagaggcctgcgtgcctcctaaaaggggatgtaatttatttttatttttattttacatctggttgtatttctgtgatgtgatatacatcaacgatcaagctgaagcaaaggcatgagatgaaaggtgatctgagcggttgatggcgatgggatcaagagttgatcaaggatcgaatcaaggaagcttggaatcaattcaagagttgaagaccacttgatcgattgatgtgcatgtgcttgtaatacgacctaattagaatccatgatcatcacctagttaaagtttagctttaattattgccgcgattataactgcctgcaatgcgccgtttgcatgtgatgtgaatgagagtcgggtagataggtctacatgtgatgtagcaaacccaattgagacctaaatcaaaacctcctcaatcaagtcgagagtgaaccgacatgagcaagtcatattagattaattgatctaattggtgtctaggaaagcatgaaaggtggttacttaattaggaccttactctctgagtaaggggagcctcccacctgcttacctggccaattgttcgattacctcttatgaagggctcaagttgcaaacactaagacatgattaaccaatattaagtcaataggtcttccactgtagtagagctgctaaggcctttctgatgttgatttgtctcggctggacacagtggtcaagttgcatcggggggctggacctctctatagacatgagatgttgtagggtaaaggtggggttgggcaccaataactgttaggtgaggacccaatgacgactttattcctacggttatacagtgggtctgacttaactaagaaatgggaccaataactgttaggtgaggtcttcatggcttagagaccaagttacactgcatcatgcttgagaagcattgtacaagagttgtacactcatccatctatgtgtcaccaataactgttaggtgaggtggcatgtaaatcggtgggaccgcagtacccactagaaaccctagtcgtgtgggatttccgttttcctaccaggggagtgtgaggaattcgagaaaatagtgggagtcatatttgttctaaaagaccttaggacagattaggatcaagtacaaaagtctaactagaatctttactctctgcagatacaatgtcggcttcaaaccctttgacccgtattcttgagaccaatcgactgaccggaaccaattacaaggactggcttagaaatctcaaaatagttttggactgtgagaatataggctacatactcgattcagatatccccacattaccagcacgtcccactgatgttcagcgtgagatgcataaaaagtggttggacgatgacattagagtaaaatgctatatgatggcatctatgtctaatgaactccaatgccagcatgaaaatataaagactgctagggacatactggcacacctgcaagagttgtatggtgagcaaagtcgcacagctcgttttgaagtgtccaagaggcttttcaaagcgaagatgcgcgaggggcagtctgtccatgatcacggtctgaccatgatcaaggacctagaggagcttgagaagctcggtatggacatgcacaaggaattacaagtaggatttgatcctacagtcacttcctgattcatttggtcagtttatagtaaactaccacatgaataagattgaatgcactaaaactgaactaatcaacatgttggtaactgctgagggagccctgaaaggttcaaagggcaatgtccttgctgctgagttgacttctggttccaagagaaagtctacttggaagaaaaagaagcctgctaagaagcagaagaaagacaagaagccaaagaaggaagttcaaaagaaaaaggctaacgacaaaggaaaatgtttccactgcaatgtcaaaggccactggaagaggaactgtccttcatacctcgagagcctgaagaacaagaaaggtgacacaccttcagaaggtatagacttgctcataattgaaactaatctaacggtttcttctacttctagttgggttatagattctggttctagtgctcatttgcgcactaccatgcagggtctaaaggaaagtagaaggctggcggaaggtgcggtaacccttcgggttggcaacggggcaaaagttgctgctgtggctgtaggcacctactatctgcgactaccgtctggatttagtttaatacttagagactgctattatgtacctgctgctagcagaaatttgatttctgtttcatgtctagcacaggaaggtcatgtttttacatttgacaaagactgctgttctatttatttaagaaataaaatagtagcacgtggttttatgattgacagtctctatcatttacatatggatgtatctgtgaatgttaccgagcaagatgtgagtgccaaaggatccaaaagatccagagatgagataaaccaaagatatttgtggcacctcagacttggccatattggagaagataggatgaacaaaatggataaagatgggctcttaggctcattgacttccgagtcatatccagtttgcgagtcctgtcttcaaggaaagatggctagactgccctttgtaggacatggggagaggaccaccgaaatacttaccctagtacatacagatgtatgtggcccattcgatgtgctagccaggggacgttattcatacttcattacctttaccgatgattattcacggtatgggtatgtgtatcttatgagacacaagtctgaatcctttgaaaagttcaaagagttcaagaatgaagtagaaaaacaaactgg
The Phoenix dactylifera cultivar Barhee BC4 chromosome 3, palm_55x_up_171113_PBpolish2nd_filt_p, whole genome shotgun sequence DNA segment above includes these coding regions:
- the LOC103714390 gene encoding protein LURP-one-related 15-like; the protein is MATPSTAPLGSAVAVAVVGPQFCAPYPVDLTVTKKAISLTDGDFAVTDVNGTVVFKVKGTFLSIRDRRVLLDSAGNPLVSMQQKIMSAHRRWQVYRGDSSDSKDLLFSVRKSSLIQFKTALDVFLAANTSEQACDFKIKGSYFERSCTIYLGESNTIIAQMSRKYTVKNIVLGKDTFGVTVYPNVDHAFVVALIVILDEINRDRDGSD